The Deinococcus humi genome contains a region encoding:
- a CDS encoding peptidylprolyl isomerase → MQTQARWIPIDPENLLVIDTTKGRMIVEMRPDLAPKAVERIKLLAREKIYDGLQFHRVIDLFVVQTGNPNNKDGGTSTYPNLEPEFSARLPEKTVWRQITQTSDGNSGFLGTMPILTVSDAETRRRNVPDFQAWGAYCPGVAGMGRGEALNSANSEIFFMRGASSFRLGLQYTAWGNAVIGREVVTSVIAGEPPASPDIMQRVQVAADLPEGQRPVVEMMDPQGPAFGRLVDKVRQEKGADFSICDIQVPTRLR, encoded by the coding sequence GTGCAAACTCAAGCCCGCTGGATTCCCATCGATCCGGAGAATCTCTTGGTGATCGACACCACCAAGGGACGCATGATCGTCGAGATGCGCCCTGATCTGGCACCCAAGGCCGTCGAACGTATCAAGCTCCTGGCGCGCGAGAAGATTTACGACGGTCTGCAGTTCCACCGGGTGATCGACCTCTTCGTCGTCCAGACGGGCAATCCCAACAACAAAGATGGGGGAACCTCGACCTACCCGAACCTCGAACCCGAATTCTCGGCGAGGTTGCCAGAAAAAACAGTCTGGCGTCAGATCACCCAGACCAGCGACGGCAATTCCGGTTTTCTGGGGACCATGCCGATCCTGACCGTTTCGGATGCTGAAACCCGGCGGCGTAATGTGCCGGACTTCCAGGCCTGGGGCGCGTACTGTCCAGGTGTGGCCGGGATGGGCCGGGGCGAGGCCCTGAACAGCGCGAACAGCGAGATCTTTTTCATGCGCGGAGCGTCTTCATTCCGGCTGGGCCTGCAGTACACCGCCTGGGGCAACGCCGTCATCGGGCGCGAGGTGGTGACCTCGGTGATCGCTGGAGAACCCCCCGCAAGTCCCGACATCATGCAGCGCGTGCAGGTGGCCGCCGATTTGCCTGAAGGCCAGCGTCCTGTCGTTGAGATGATGGATCCGCAGGGTCCAGCCTTTGGACGGCTGGTAGACAAGGTAAGGCAGGAAAAAGGGGCAGATTTCAGTATCTGCGATATCCAGGTGCCTACGCGGCTGAGGTAA
- a CDS encoding DDE-type integrase/transposase/recombinase, protein MTRQAPAGFTRVQVAGFSTFISPVLEANPALNADHQQVISTSRCNNIIEQSHRPTRHRERQQQGFKRRKRVQEFLSLHARIENLHHHAWNSVTAMTRKGNQKKAFQTWSAVAAGVG, encoded by the coding sequence ATGACGCGTCAGGCCCCGGCCGGCTTTACCCGCGTCCAGGTGGCTGGCTTTTCCACCTTCATCTCCCCCGTTCTCGAGGCCAATCCCGCACTCAATGCTGACCACCAGCAGGTGATTTCTACCTCACGCTGCAATAACATCATTGAACAGTCTCACCGTCCTACACGACATCGGGAGCGACAACAGCAGGGATTCAAACGGAGGAAGCGTGTCCAAGAATTTCTCAGCCTGCACGCTCGAATCGAGAATCTTCACCATCACGCCTGGAACAGCGTTACCGCCATGACAAGAAAAGGGAATCAGAAGAAAGCGTTCCAGACGTGGTCTGCGGTCGCGGCAGGGGTGGGCTGA
- a CDS encoding DUF1266 domain-containing protein: protein MTLWQLVIPVVVGVVLALVWWAGKAMLEGAREGLQEANAELAQQKGEREAQEAQEAEVRRQVVEASARALSEAERFALNLRAPFTHLWIQIFEDSAVGRPLEYFYQLIPPAGKEDELRQSLEEGWAITDHASTMSSLAWLLNGGHRASYQEVRQSLQAGRSTAGDLNKRLAKVVGKWEPEVGEVGGMAFDLARAVDIAAQGVAVGYLSEGQGWRIMGQCRHMARDAAFRDWAHYGQSFLAGAEFWKSGGVTGGIRNRGYTQTIAWLLEDTNSPWLRDPWSPAGQGRPEVPELNSIGVPTTLH from the coding sequence ATGACACTGTGGCAACTGGTGATTCCCGTGGTGGTAGGCGTTGTTCTGGCCCTTGTGTGGTGGGCCGGCAAGGCCATGCTGGAGGGGGCCCGCGAGGGCCTTCAAGAAGCCAATGCGGAACTCGCTCAGCAAAAGGGCGAGCGTGAAGCGCAGGAGGCCCAGGAGGCTGAAGTGCGCCGGCAGGTCGTGGAGGCCAGCGCCCGCGCGCTGAGCGAGGCGGAGCGCTTCGCCCTGAATCTGCGCGCTCCATTTACCCACCTCTGGATCCAGATTTTTGAGGATTCTGCGGTGGGCCGCCCGCTGGAATACTTTTACCAACTGATCCCACCCGCCGGGAAGGAAGACGAGCTGCGTCAATCCCTGGAAGAGGGCTGGGCGATCACTGACCATGCCTCGACCATGTCCAGTCTGGCCTGGCTGTTGAACGGCGGTCACCGCGCCTCGTACCAGGAAGTGCGCCAAAGCTTGCAGGCGGGCCGTTCAACAGCCGGTGATCTGAACAAGCGTCTGGCCAAGGTAGTGGGCAAGTGGGAGCCTGAGGTCGGTGAGGTGGGTGGGATGGCCTTCGATCTGGCGCGAGCAGTGGATATTGCTGCGCAGGGCGTGGCGGTGGGATACCTGAGTGAAGGACAGGGCTGGCGAATTATGGGCCAGTGCCGCCACATGGCGCGGGACGCGGCGTTCCGGGACTGGGCCCATTACGGACAGAGCTTTCTGGCCGGCGCGGAGTTCTGGAAATCGGGTGGGGTGACTGGGGGGATCAGGAACCGGGGCTATACCCAGACGATAGCTTGGCTGCTTGAGGATACCAATAGCCCTTGGCTGCGGGATCCCTGGTCTCCGGCGGGCCAGGGCCGACCAGAGGTGCCCGAGCTCAACTCAATTGGAGTGCCTACGACGCTGCACTGA